The following proteins are co-located in the Primulina tabacum isolate GXHZ01 chromosome 11, ASM2559414v2, whole genome shotgun sequence genome:
- the LOC142519493 gene encoding uncharacterized protein LOC142519493, translated as MLNVFFRFVVLFAIHSILLNGECANLTITVDSFDLKAYESYTKQTYAQAVINGKPTAAGWGNSNIPRTIKDKGESNCCHKGKMGEEQRSSPSNSANTGLSENSLPANQRMGRRVEKILKRVVPKNLEDFRHSPIQSVSIKEAEYRNLHKPDTDQNKLLPPYGQTYGRRNKKSINEDVVFNEVRGGLDVDELNREDLSNIGEIDLDDEEVNSFDDQQDDLRDDNFDSSEAGSDISSQAELKADTDIDEVEIHELFTQEEENTPISEPSLIENTKPLVGKVLSCFHSSSLNHSFKLHALFPASFSAMGFSSGLLGGVQSSIHDKSGCESEASKGKVVEVSFRDERETRDVGTEYTSKKEHNKTLGCLSKELSRLKWGINYDKVSSSKGANRLI; from the coding sequence ATGTTAAATGTCTTTTTTCGGTTCGTAGTTCTTTTTGCAATTCATTCTATACTCTTAAATGGGGAATGCGCGAACCTCACAATTACCGTTGACTCCTTCGATCTTAAGGCGTACGAATCTTACACTAAACAAACCTACGCCCAAGCTGTGATTAATGGCAAGCCTACTGCGGCAGGGTGGGGGAACTCCAATATTCCCAGGACCATCAAAGATAAGGGGGAGTCTAATTGCTGTCACAAGGGTAAGATGGGGGAAGAGCAAAGGAGTTCGCCTTCAAATTCTGCAAACACGGGGTTATCAGAAAATTCACTGCCGGCTAATCAGCGGATGGGAAGAAGGGTAGAGAAAATACTAAAAAGAGTTGTACCAAAAAATTTAGAGGACTTCAGACATTCTCCAATTCAATCAGTTTCCATCAAAGAAGCTGAATACAGGAACTTACATAAGCCTGACACCGATCAAAACAAGCTACTGCCACCTTACGGACAGACTTACGGCAGAAGGAATAAGAAATCAATCAACGAGGATGTGGTGTTCAATGAAGTCAGAGGGGGGCTGGACGTGGATGAACTTAACAGGGAGGATTTGAGCAACATAGGGGAAATCGATCTTGATGATGAAGAGGTTAATAGTTTTGATGATCAACAAGACGACCTTAGGGACGACAATTTTGATTCCTCGGAAGCTGGAAGCGATATATCGTCTCAAGCAGAACTCAAGGCTGATACCGATATAGATGAAGTGGAGATTCATGAACTGTTCACACAGGAAGAAGAAAATACGCCCATCTCAGAGCCATCTCTTATTGAAAACACTAAACCTCTAGTGGGTAAGGTACTTTCTTGTTTCCATTCATCTAGTCTTAATCATTCCTTCAAACTTCACGCTCTTTTTCCCGCCTCTTTCTCTGCTATGGGGTTTTCTAGTGGGTTGTTAGGAGGAGTGCAATCAAGCATACATGACAAGTCGGGTTGCGAGAGTGAAGCTTCAAAAGGAAAGGTAGTGGAGGTCAGTTTTAGGGATGAAAGGGAAACTAGGGATGTGGGAACAGAGTACACTTCGAAGAAGGAACACAATAAGACTTTGGGCTGCTTAAGCAAAGAATTGAGCAGGCTAAAATGGGGGATCAATTATGATAAAGTCTCGAGTTCGAAGGGAGCAAACAGGTTGATATGA